The region CGCCGGCCCGAGTCCCTGGGGTCGGTGGGATTCGTCCATCTGTCGAGCCCGGCGCAGGTTCATCTGCCTGCCAACCGGCTCTACGCCGGTCGCACAGACCTGATGCTGCTCCGCATCGACGTTGCACGGCTCGCCTCTCCCGTTCGCTGGGAACCTGGAGTTCCCGCCGACCCTGATGGCATGGTGTTCCCACATTTGTATGGAGAGTTGCCTACCTCAGCTGTGATCCGCGTCACTCCCTACCG is a window of Mycolicibacterium chubuense NBB4 DNA encoding:
- a CDS encoding DUF952 domain-containing protein produces the protein MCDAPDSSELVHLCTAQEWELAQRCGARRPESLGSVGFVHLSSPAQVHLPANRLYAGRTDLMLLRIDVARLASPVRWEPGVPADPDGMVFPHLYGELPTSAVIRVTPYRPGPDGRFAPPT